One window from the genome of Thermococcus siculi encodes:
- a CDS encoding ArnT family glycosyltransferase — MDLDRDLNQEVIIMPLKGSFNHIKIKIDKNQNLLILSLVLMFTGFLVVMLNKIFFQPSPPLIWDAATHYMDSVKYYISIESMNWKSMPYIDRYWPPLGPLIPVPVYLIFGATPEIGILTENALSIALLLVALYKLSEYFGIKTSIVATFVTLTSPIIMDQSITFMIDIPLTAVVAMEWYLLLKSEGFTDRRYTLLSALFFGLGILAKWTFIFFVIVPLLYELAIALHIEYHDGEIRIRPTLNILKDILIFSGVVVLVSGWWYIPNIGLVIRSILQNSKISGAIEGDPPIFSIKSALYYFFTAINFYLNPVIIGLFLASLGLLLIKIRKVSSYTKLVIGQLVFVYIVFTLTRNKDPRFLMPIIPFLGMIIGKAIDYLREFNRNKIFAGFIVILLFGGIMNVATFTKAIPIVKIAKNSNIVAISGGNLYLSGYYWSFNLNTTEDEWHIKEILSILEKDNRSHISMYVLSNNPVLTYPLRYRTINWTKTVTVIRPNTHELIPGQFSADYILYTQSESYSARWEIKHSTLARKLFIKYNNITKAFVPVREFEFPDGTKGTLYKRLPKVPVPSNTTNGDVSVTCQQPGSIFGNQVKLKAICLYQMEGIYLLEYHWEPLKDMESDYVVFVHITDENGNTVFQMDHKPCAGSCPTSTWIAGRDVIEVYYLRFPLAGCYQLRLGLWDPQKKERLPVNGNDDGHSRAVVGRICQTHSVKMLPPPGQPS, encoded by the coding sequence ATGGATTTAGATAGAGACCTAAATCAGGAGGTTATCATAATGCCCTTGAAAGGCTCATTCAATCACATTAAAATCAAAATCGATAAAAACCAGAATCTCCTCATTTTATCGCTTGTGTTGATGTTCACGGGATTTCTAGTCGTCATGCTCAACAAGATATTCTTTCAACCGAGTCCACCTCTTATATGGGATGCCGCCACCCATTATATGGATAGTGTCAAGTATTACATCTCAATAGAGAGCATGAACTGGAAAAGCATGCCCTACATCGATAGGTATTGGCCGCCTCTAGGTCCACTAATACCCGTGCCGGTGTATTTAATATTTGGGGCCACTCCCGAGATAGGAATCCTTACAGAAAACGCATTATCGATAGCATTACTGCTCGTGGCACTCTACAAGCTTTCTGAGTATTTCGGGATAAAAACCTCGATAGTGGCAACGTTTGTTACTCTCACATCACCCATTATTATGGATCAGTCCATTACGTTCATGATAGACATACCTCTGACCGCAGTAGTAGCAATGGAGTGGTACCTGCTCCTAAAGTCAGAAGGATTCACGGACCGTAGATATACCCTATTGAGTGCCCTATTTTTCGGTCTTGGGATCCTGGCAAAGTGGACATTTATATTTTTCGTTATAGTTCCACTTTTATACGAGCTAGCAATAGCTCTTCATATTGAATATCACGACGGGGAGATAAGAATAAGGCCCACTCTTAATATACTAAAGGATATTCTCATATTCTCGGGCGTTGTAGTACTGGTATCTGGCTGGTGGTATATACCAAACATAGGACTTGTAATCAGATCTATCCTCCAAAATAGCAAGATTTCAGGTGCGATTGAGGGGGACCCTCCTATTTTCAGTATTAAATCGGCTCTGTATTATTTCTTCACGGCTATCAACTTCTATTTAAACCCAGTAATCATAGGTCTTTTCCTCGCTAGTCTAGGCCTATTGTTGATCAAAATACGGAAAGTCTCGTCATATACCAAACTGGTTATTGGACAGCTGGTGTTTGTGTATATAGTGTTCACATTAACCCGAAATAAAGACCCACGTTTTCTAATGCCCATTATTCCATTTCTTGGCATGATCATTGGAAAGGCAATAGATTATCTCAGAGAATTCAACAGAAACAAGATATTCGCTGGATTTATAGTAATCCTGCTTTTCGGAGGAATTATGAACGTAGCAACGTTCACAAAGGCAATTCCAATAGTCAAAATTGCAAAAAACTCTAACATTGTGGCCATATCAGGAGGTAATCTGTATTTATCCGGGTATTACTGGTCATTCAACCTTAACACTACAGAAGATGAGTGGCACATAAAAGAAATCCTCTCAATCCTCGAAAAAGACAACAGAAGCCATATCTCAATGTATGTTCTCTCAAACAATCCAGTCCTGACGTATCCTCTCAGATACCGAACTATCAACTGGACAAAAACCGTGACAGTAATTCGACCTAATACCCATGAGCTGATACCGGGACAGTTCTCTGCCGATTATATACTCTACACCCAAAGTGAGAGCTACTCAGCACGCTGGGAGATTAAACACTCCACGCTGGCCAGAAAGCTGTTCATAAAATACAACAACATTACAAAGGCCTTCGTCCCGGTTAGGGAATTTGAGTTCCCAGATGGAACCAAAGGCACACTCTATAAACGTCTCCCCAAAGTTCCTGTGCCATCCAACACCACAAATGGCGATGTAAGTGTAACCTGTCAGCAGCCGGGATCAATATTCGGCAACCAAGTAAAACTGAAGGCGATCTGCCTTTACCAGATGGAGGGGATCTACCTTTTGGAGTACCACTGGGAACCCCTCAAAGACATGGAGAGCGATTACGTCGTATTTGTCCACATAACAGACGAAAACGGTAACACTGTGTTTCAGATGGACCACAAACCCTGCGCTGGATCCTGCCCCACATCCACATGGATTGCTGGGAGGGACGTGATAGAGGTATATTACCTGCGATTTCCATTAGCAGGTTGTTATCAACTTAGACTCGGTCTCTGGGATCCACAGAAAAAGGAGAGGCTACCGGTTAATGGCAATGACGATGGACATAGCAGAGCTGTAGTGGGAAGGATATGTCAAACGCACTCAGTCAAAATGCTGCCCCCACCGGGTCAACCTTCTTAA
- a CDS encoding glycosyltransferase family 2 protein, translating to MDPEVTVVLPTMNEEEAISVMLPRIKDVLERMGVSYEIVVVDKSDDRTPEIARNLGARVIRQEGKGYGDAYLTGFKHARGKFIVMMDPDGSYDPEDIPKLLQPLFEGRAEFVMGTRLKGEMDKGAMPWLHRRIGNPLLTWVLNVLFKAGISDAHCGMRAIRKDALERLPLKCKGMEFASEMVIEAAKKGLKTVEVPIKYHPRIGESKLSSFKDGWRHLRLMLLYSPSYLFLLPAVIFVIAGIWFMGYAYILKPERLHTLILGSALLLLGFQILGFGISAKVYAVKEGLEEPGRLTRFFMRYSVLEEGLLVGGLMFVVGLALGLYIFLKWRASGYGALFMIREAVLVLTLTTLGLSVIFFSFFVSIYMLKGED from the coding sequence ATGGATCCTGAAGTCACAGTCGTGCTGCCCACAATGAACGAGGAAGAGGCCATCTCGGTGATGCTCCCCCGTATCAAGGACGTTCTGGAGCGCATGGGGGTCTCGTACGAGATAGTGGTCGTCGACAAGAGCGACGATAGAACGCCCGAGATAGCGAGGAATCTGGGCGCCCGTGTGATACGGCAGGAGGGGAAAGGGTACGGCGATGCGTACCTGACGGGGTTCAAGCACGCCCGGGGAAAGTTCATCGTCATGATGGATCCAGATGGGAGCTACGATCCGGAGGACATCCCAAAGCTCCTCCAGCCCCTGTTTGAGGGCCGCGCCGAGTTCGTCATGGGTACCCGGCTGAAGGGCGAGATGGACAAAGGAGCGATGCCCTGGCTTCACAGGCGTATCGGAAATCCCCTTCTCACGTGGGTCCTCAACGTGCTCTTCAAAGCGGGCATAAGCGACGCCCACTGCGGTATGAGGGCCATAAGAAAGGACGCCCTCGAGAGGCTTCCCCTCAAATGCAAGGGCATGGAGTTCGCTAGCGAGATGGTGATTGAAGCTGCGAAGAAGGGGCTTAAGACCGTTGAGGTTCCCATAAAGTATCACCCCAGAATAGGGGAGTCGAAGCTGAGTTCTTTCAAGGATGGCTGGAGGCACCTCCGCCTCATGCTCCTCTACTCACCGTCTTACCTGTTTCTCCTGCCCGCGGTCATCTTCGTGATTGCTGGAATCTGGTTCATGGGATACGCATACATCCTCAAACCCGAGAGGCTTCACACCCTCATACTGGGGAGTGCGTTGCTCCTCCTTGGGTTTCAGATACTGGGGTTTGGAATTTCGGCCAAGGTCTACGCCGTCAAGGAGGGCCTTGAGGAGCCTGGCAGGCTGACGAGGTTCTTCATGAGGTATTCCGTCCTGGAGGAGGGTCTGCTAGTAGGGGGGCTTATGTTCGTCGTGGGGCTTGCCCTGGGTCTGTACATCTTCCTGAAGTGGAGGGCGAGCGGTTACGGGGCGCTCTTCATGATACGGGAGGCCGTGCTGGTTCTGACCCTCACGACCCTCGGCCTTTCGGTCATCTTCTTCTCCTTCTTCGTCAGCATCTACATGCTCAAGGGTGAAGATTGA
- a CDS encoding alkaline phosphatase family protein, with product MESQKTRVIQITHKIKEYALKGIVETLHGNPGESIFSEEWDQLIILDDCRFDFFEAGFRERNLPGKLGWKFSLGSWTGEFLIKNFPEEKYEDMVFITSNPFVDKYLSGKFHAIISVWKTGWDERYQTVPPRAVYDAAVKALKSYPGKKLIVHFLQPHHPYFVLKFGDRTMRVIRDSISEGRLKMDTVQNEPLNELYLSPIYGQFHIRKLIWAYRENLRAVMPYVELLLHRLRGRTVVTADHGELFGEQVTRLLPIKVYGHGIGRNANLIKVPWWVIDDEDREKLRSKKEITKEIASIEGRLGLRPKKDEGLLLKKAISRLKLKGRI from the coding sequence ATGGAGTCGCAGAAGACCCGGGTCATCCAGATCACACACAAGATCAAAGAATACGCTCTAAAGGGAATCGTAGAAACCCTCCACGGAAATCCTGGGGAGAGCATATTTTCAGAAGAATGGGATCAATTAATAATCCTGGATGACTGCAGGTTCGATTTTTTTGAGGCGGGGTTTCGGGAGAGAAACCTTCCCGGCAAACTCGGGTGGAAGTTCTCCCTCGGCTCGTGGACGGGAGAGTTCCTCATAAAGAACTTTCCAGAGGAAAAATACGAGGACATGGTTTTCATAACGTCAAACCCCTTCGTTGACAAATACCTAAGCGGAAAGTTCCATGCGATAATATCAGTCTGGAAAACCGGCTGGGACGAGAGATATCAGACTGTTCCCCCCAGGGCAGTTTATGATGCAGCCGTAAAAGCCCTGAAAAGCTACCCAGGCAAAAAGCTGATCGTCCACTTTCTCCAGCCACACCACCCCTACTTCGTTCTCAAATTCGGAGACAGGACGATGAGGGTCATCAGGGACTCCATCAGCGAGGGAAGGCTCAAAATGGACACCGTCCAGAACGAGCCGCTCAACGAGCTGTATCTCTCCCCCATCTACGGCCAGTTCCACATAAGAAAGCTGATATGGGCCTACAGGGAGAACCTCCGAGCCGTGATGCCCTACGTTGAGCTTCTGCTCCACAGGCTCAGAGGGAGAACCGTGGTCACGGCAGATCACGGCGAACTCTTCGGCGAACAGGTAACTCGCCTGCTCCCCATAAAGGTCTACGGCCACGGCATAGGGCGAAACGCCAACCTGATCAAGGTTCCCTGGTGGGTTATAGATGACGAGGATAGGGAAAAACTCCGCTCGAAGAAGGAGATAACAAAGGAGATCGCGAGCATAGAGGGCAGGTTAGGGTTACGGCCAAAGAAAGACGAGGGACTGCTCCTGAAAAAGGCCATATCCCGGCTGAAACTAAAGGGACGCATATGA
- a CDS encoding glycosyltransferase family 4 protein, producing MGRVLVVSPYFYPEGGGLERYAFSMAKKLSEEHDVEVLCMTRGEERVDEIEGMRVYRIKPALIVSNTPLSIKFVLKTAKMVKNRDLVIAHTPVPFAADVAALFAKLRGLPIRIVYHTVGLEKGAGLLDLIARIYSATVERLTLRGAEITAVSHVVWEYLKGRGYNSEVSYPPMNLDIGLSESTSRGKVILFVGQLGRYHRFKNVGMLIRAFAGVAPLFPDWELWIVGEGDMKKDYAHLTSRLGVSERVRFLGRVDDPKRLAEVYSSAGILVLPSAFESFGMVIPEALRLGTPVVVSPSVGARVLVSDGKNGLVLGGLSPEALATALELLLGNQKLLRKMGRIAASSAASYASL from the coding sequence ATGGGGAGGGTTCTCGTAGTTTCTCCCTATTTTTATCCCGAGGGAGGGGGGCTGGAGAGGTACGCCTTTTCGATGGCCAAGAAGCTTTCGGAGGAACACGACGTTGAGGTTCTCTGCATGACCCGGGGCGAGGAGAGGGTGGATGAGATTGAAGGTATGAGGGTTTACAGGATTAAACCTGCCCTAATAGTCTCCAACACCCCGCTCAGCATTAAGTTCGTTCTGAAGACCGCGAAGATGGTGAAGAACCGGGATCTCGTGATAGCCCACACGCCGGTTCCCTTTGCAGCCGACGTGGCCGCTTTATTCGCAAAGCTCCGGGGTCTCCCGATTAGGATAGTCTACCACACCGTGGGCCTTGAGAAAGGGGCGGGTTTACTTGACCTCATAGCGAGGATCTACTCCGCCACTGTTGAGAGGCTGACCCTGAGGGGGGCAGAGATAACCGCTGTTTCTCACGTGGTCTGGGAGTATCTGAAGGGGCGCGGCTACAACTCCGAGGTCTCTTATCCCCCCATGAACCTCGACATCGGTTTGAGCGAATCCACGTCACGTGGGAAAGTGATACTCTTCGTGGGCCAGCTTGGGAGGTATCACCGCTTCAAGAACGTTGGCATGCTCATCCGTGCCTTTGCGGGGGTAGCCCCCCTGTTCCCAGACTGGGAACTCTGGATCGTTGGGGAGGGGGATATGAAGAAGGACTACGCTCATCTGACCTCCCGCCTCGGAGTCTCTGAGAGGGTTCGTTTCCTCGGCAGGGTTGATGATCCCAAAAGGCTAGCGGAGGTTTATTCCTCTGCGGGGATTCTCGTGCTTCCCTCTGCCTTTGAGTCCTTTGGTATGGTGATCCCTGAGGCCCTGAGGTTGGGGACCCCCGTGGTGGTCTCCCCCAGTGTGGGTGCCAGAGTGCTGGTAAGCGATGGGAAGAACGGCCTCGTCCTCGGTGGACTCTCCCCAGAGGCCCTCGCAACTGCCCTCGAACTCCTGCTCGGAAATCAGAAGCTCCTGAGAAAGATGGGCCGAATTGCCGCCTCTTCGGCGGCATCATATGCGTCCCTTTAG
- a CDS encoding HAD-IIA family hydrolase — protein sequence MPGRIGLIFDMDGVIYRGSEPVKGARELIKFLKEREIPFIFLTNNSTKDPSMYREKLLSMGIDVSEDRIVTSGLATRLYMEKHFKPEKVFVIGGKGLQREMARLGWSVVGIEEARNGSWREIKYVVVGLDPSLTYEKLKYAALAIRNGALFIGTNPDTTYPAEEGLYPGAGAIIAALKAATEVEPVIIGKPNEPAYKVAKGKLDGVEEIWMVGDRLDTDIAFAKRFGMKAIMVLTGVNGLEDVEKSEIRPDIVLPSVKELIEYLRIRLEEGA from the coding sequence ATGCCCGGAAGAATCGGCCTCATCTTCGACATGGACGGCGTGATCTACCGCGGGAGCGAGCCTGTGAAGGGCGCGAGGGAGCTGATAAAATTCCTGAAGGAGAGGGAAATCCCCTTCATCTTCCTCACCAACAACTCGACGAAGGACCCCTCTATGTACCGCGAGAAGCTGCTTTCGATGGGTATAGACGTTTCTGAGGATAGAATAGTCACTTCCGGCCTTGCAACGAGGCTCTACATGGAGAAACATTTCAAACCCGAAAAGGTCTTTGTCATCGGCGGTAAGGGTCTGCAGAGGGAGATGGCGAGACTCGGCTGGAGTGTCGTTGGGATCGAAGAAGCCCGTAACGGAAGCTGGAGGGAGATCAAATACGTCGTCGTCGGCCTCGATCCTTCTCTAACCTACGAGAAGCTCAAGTATGCGGCGCTGGCGATAAGGAACGGGGCACTCTTTATAGGTACGAACCCGGACACGACGTATCCCGCGGAGGAGGGCCTCTACCCCGGGGCAGGGGCTATAATAGCGGCGCTCAAAGCCGCAACGGAGGTCGAGCCAGTAATCATCGGCAAGCCCAACGAGCCGGCCTACAAGGTGGCCAAAGGGAAGCTCGATGGCGTGGAAGAAATCTGGATGGTCGGCGACAGGCTGGATACCGACATAGCATTCGCCAAGAGGTTCGGGATGAAGGCGATAATGGTTTTGACGGGAGTGAACGGCCTTGAAGACGTTGAAAAAAGCGAGATAAGGCCCGACATCGTGCTCCCGAGCGTTAAGGAGCTAATTGAGTACCTCAGGATAAGGCTGGAGGAAGGGGCATGA
- a CDS encoding glycosyltransferase family 4 protein, with translation MRIAFIYDALYPEVKGGVERRLYELGRRLARKHEVHWYTFGWWGDSKTLEREGMVLHNLGHPLELYRGNVRNPREALVFSWRILRHKVGQYDVVDCQEFPYLHAYPSKLKFSGSETFVITWHEYWGDYWEEYLPNGSGLGKLAESGLLKLTDNHLVVSRHTLGRLVEVRRGNFGLVPNGIDFDFIRSVDPHPGLDYDSVFVGRLIGHKNVELLLRALRLIVRDVPSFRIGIIGDGPQRAELETLARRLGVGDNVEFLGFLPRFEDVISVIKSSRVFAFPSLREGFGIAVIEANASGVPAVVVNAPMNASVDLIVEGKNGYISDGSPEDFAEKLLLAWENSSRMKRPSLSIAKKYDWDNIADKLERYYKGVADGS, from the coding sequence ATGAGGATAGCCTTCATATACGATGCCCTGTATCCGGAGGTCAAGGGCGGTGTTGAGCGCAGGCTCTACGAACTTGGAAGACGTTTGGCCAGAAAACACGAGGTTCACTGGTACACGTTTGGCTGGTGGGGCGACTCGAAGACGCTTGAGCGGGAGGGCATGGTTCTTCACAACCTTGGGCATCCCCTTGAGCTGTACCGGGGGAACGTCAGAAACCCCCGGGAGGCCCTAGTTTTCTCCTGGAGGATTCTTCGGCACAAAGTGGGTCAATATGACGTCGTTGACTGTCAGGAGTTCCCGTACCTCCACGCCTACCCCTCCAAACTAAAGTTCTCTGGGTCGGAGACCTTTGTAATCACCTGGCACGAATACTGGGGCGATTACTGGGAGGAGTACCTGCCCAATGGGTCCGGCCTTGGGAAGCTGGCTGAAAGCGGCCTTCTAAAACTGACCGACAATCACCTGGTCGTTTCCAGACACACTCTCGGGCGACTGGTGGAAGTTAGAAGGGGAAACTTTGGACTCGTGCCGAATGGCATTGATTTCGATTTCATTCGCTCCGTTGATCCTCATCCGGGGCTGGACTACGATTCGGTCTTTGTGGGGAGACTAATAGGACATAAGAACGTGGAGCTCCTCCTGAGGGCTTTGAGGCTCATCGTTAGGGACGTTCCTTCTTTCAGAATCGGGATAATCGGGGACGGTCCCCAGCGGGCCGAGCTTGAGACCCTCGCGCGGCGTCTGGGGGTTGGGGACAACGTGGAGTTCCTCGGTTTCCTCCCGCGCTTTGAGGATGTCATATCTGTGATTAAGTCCTCACGGGTTTTCGCTTTCCCTTCCCTCAGGGAGGGCTTTGGAATCGCCGTCATTGAAGCCAATGCCTCCGGCGTTCCCGCCGTTGTCGTGAATGCTCCTATGAACGCCTCCGTTGACCTTATAGTGGAGGGAAAGAACGGTTACATCAGCGATGGTTCACCAGAAGACTTCGCGGAGAAACTTTTATTAGCATGGGAGAACTCCTCGAGGATGAAGCGTCCTTCCCTCTCGATTGCGAAAAAATACGACTGGGATAACATCGCAGATAAGCTTGAGAGGTACTACAAAGGTGTTGCCGATGGATCCTGA
- a CDS encoding ferritin family protein, producing MNLNELLKRLVWQENELYNLHKLGETFATFERPELVEVFRLIAEEELRHRKTLEDMLSGKTLEGTAVIDYLDSLALEPMLGDVRAEPKSLEELVLEALIREKHAYELYMKLASILDGSLGQIFKMMAGEELKHAYRLKLLYEGL from the coding sequence ATGAACCTTAACGAACTCTTGAAGAGGCTGGTGTGGCAGGAGAACGAACTCTACAACCTCCACAAGCTGGGGGAAACGTTCGCCACCTTCGAGAGGCCCGAGCTGGTTGAGGTCTTCCGGCTGATAGCGGAGGAGGAACTCAGACACAGGAAGACCCTCGAGGACATGCTGTCCGGAAAAACCCTCGAAGGAACCGCGGTCATAGACTACCTGGACTCCCTAGCCCTTGAGCCGATGCTCGGTGACGTTAGGGCCGAGCCAAAGAGCCTTGAGGAGTTGGTTCTCGAGGCGCTGATAAGGGAGAAGCACGCATACGAGCTGTATATGAAGCTCGCCTCGATTCTGGACGGCTCCCTGGGGCAGATATTCAAAATGATGGCCGGAGAGGAGCTTAAGCACGCCTACAGGCTCAAGCTGCTCTACGAGGGACTTTAG
- a CDS encoding glycosyltransferase family 39 protein, which yields MSSSAGRRILKKLGCIMRTGCFLPILIFVGLALRLIPLRFRYLLGYDTYFHAAYVEYSTMMGEWVNFFPYANAPWGMLIDQFHPKGFWMPPAYLHALLSPFGVSIDTAFKITPAVVGILTIIAVYFAVKSLYNDEVAVLSSLFMAISFGHVFRSMTNYYRGDNYLLFWYSLALLGLGLAVEFRGKAGWEYKRLALYVIPGLAAGAAAAFWSAYYLMFVFLIANAVFIAIGAFLLRKEWAFLDSTALTVSTILGALMANTIGSRLGYGMFGWNRPDGIEAAKALGLQFGFIKDAFLLVYLEYAVPAAILGIIILFGASRFIKSYRGKLVVTSILVLLVLFLGIRYYHLIKGAFLLFLQRFGEEAIAETRRTSFHDVWISYGTLIFVLPPFLLRFRPSRVKVVDFIVLGFAVPSLIMILVWSRFLFIGSLAVAILAGVGVWELLDTVKEGRTLSKRYFSTTIATTIIALLIVPTAAVATQNTINVRPFMNEGWENALATLREASNENAIILTWWDQGYWTMYYSKRGTPSHGAPDEFVAKYYLNMTNEKELMARGIDYVIVSYDTVRKFPAVLKTANVPVGDYPMIPMPLTETSGKTLVFAVNGYSITAEPGKKGWKILVSAGNNAFSPVEAYVEGTNGPREVNITGTQKADAYVYINLNYGYAVLMNRKSFETTLARLMFTDSYPPNYSLVYSDGGYIKIFKFEHPNVAVIREGDKIVLRFTKPVGTRLMVEGFLDNGTRVFFKNYDVSGVGEFVLPDQLNGSAVVRYSYIMKGEILDRGVFRLKDVGGRK from the coding sequence ATGTCATCCAGTGCCGGCAGAAGAATCCTAAAGAAGCTGGGATGCATCATGAGAACGGGATGCTTTCTCCCAATCCTGATTTTCGTGGGCCTCGCACTCCGCCTGATACCCCTCCGTTTCAGGTACCTCCTGGGCTACGACACGTACTTTCACGCGGCCTACGTGGAGTATTCGACCATGATGGGAGAGTGGGTGAATTTCTTCCCCTACGCCAACGCCCCCTGGGGAATGCTCATAGACCAGTTTCACCCCAAGGGATTCTGGATGCCGCCCGCGTACCTCCACGCCCTCCTCTCGCCCTTTGGAGTATCGATTGATACCGCTTTCAAGATAACCCCCGCCGTTGTTGGCATCTTAACAATAATTGCGGTGTACTTTGCAGTCAAAAGCCTCTACAACGACGAAGTCGCCGTGCTTTCCTCGCTCTTCATGGCAATCAGCTTCGGCCACGTCTTCCGCTCCATGACGAACTACTACAGGGGCGACAACTACCTTCTGTTCTGGTACTCTCTGGCGCTCCTTGGATTAGGTCTGGCTGTGGAATTCCGGGGTAAAGCTGGGTGGGAGTATAAACGGTTGGCCCTCTACGTTATTCCCGGACTCGCGGCAGGGGCAGCTGCGGCATTCTGGAGCGCGTACTACCTGATGTTCGTGTTTCTGATTGCAAACGCAGTTTTCATTGCGATTGGTGCGTTTCTCCTCAGGAAAGAGTGGGCATTCCTCGACTCAACCGCATTAACGGTCTCAACGATTCTAGGGGCGCTGATGGCCAACACCATCGGGTCGAGGCTGGGCTACGGCATGTTCGGATGGAACAGGCCGGATGGAATTGAGGCAGCAAAGGCTCTCGGACTCCAGTTTGGGTTCATAAAGGATGCGTTTCTGCTCGTTTACCTAGAGTACGCCGTTCCCGCGGCAATTCTGGGGATAATAATCCTATTTGGAGCATCGAGGTTTATTAAAAGTTACAGGGGAAAATTGGTGGTCACATCGATACTTGTCCTCCTTGTGCTCTTCCTGGGGATACGGTACTACCACCTGATCAAGGGGGCCTTCCTGCTGTTCCTCCAGAGGTTCGGAGAGGAGGCAATAGCAGAAACACGGAGGACGTCATTCCACGACGTCTGGATATCCTATGGGACGCTGATATTTGTGCTTCCCCCCTTCCTCCTCAGATTCAGGCCCTCCCGCGTGAAGGTGGTCGACTTCATCGTCCTGGGATTCGCAGTTCCCAGCCTGATTATGATCCTTGTATGGTCGAGGTTTCTTTTCATCGGTTCGCTGGCCGTTGCAATCCTTGCGGGAGTCGGGGTTTGGGAACTGCTCGATACTGTGAAAGAAGGGAGGACGCTCTCAAAAAGGTACTTCTCCACCACGATCGCCACCACAATAATAGCGCTCCTGATTGTCCCAACGGCCGCGGTGGCAACTCAGAACACGATCAACGTGAGGCCTTTCATGAACGAGGGATGGGAGAACGCCCTCGCTACCCTGAGAGAGGCCTCAAACGAGAACGCCATCATTTTGACGTGGTGGGATCAGGGGTACTGGACGATGTATTACTCCAAAAGAGGAACCCCCTCACATGGGGCCCCGGATGAGTTCGTGGCCAAATACTACCTGAACATGACGAATGAGAAGGAACTGATGGCCAGAGGAATTGATTACGTTATTGTCTCCTATGATACTGTAAGAAAGTTCCCGGCAGTGCTGAAAACGGCCAACGTCCCTGTGGGGGATTATCCGATGATTCCGATGCCATTAACAGAGACCAGCGGGAAGACTCTGGTCTTTGCGGTCAACGGCTATTCCATAACCGCGGAACCAGGAAAGAAAGGGTGGAAAATCCTCGTAAGCGCAGGTAACAACGCGTTCTCCCCTGTGGAGGCCTACGTGGAGGGAACCAACGGCCCCCGGGAGGTCAACATCACCGGCACCCAGAAGGCAGATGCATATGTATACATAAACCTGAACTACGGCTACGCGGTGCTGATGAACAGGAAATCCTTTGAAACGACTCTCGCACGGTTGATGTTCACCGACAGCTATCCCCCAAATTACAGCCTCGTGTATTCAGATGGGGGATACATCAAGATTTTCAAGTTTGAGCACCCCAACGTGGCCGTGATCCGCGAGGGGGATAAGATAGTGCTGAGATTCACCAAACCCGTGGGTACCCGACTGATGGTTGAGGGTTTCCTCGACAACGGGACACGGGTGTTCTTCAAGAACTACGACGTCAGCGGAGTGGGAGAGTTCGTGCTTCCTGACCAGCTGAACGGGAGTGCTGTTGTGAGATACTCATACATTATGAAGGGGGAAATTCTGGATAGGGGTGTGTTCAGGCTAAAAGACGTTGGTGGAAGGAAATAA